A genomic window from Pecten maximus chromosome 2, xPecMax1.1, whole genome shotgun sequence includes:
- the LOC117344513 gene encoding vesicle-associated membrane protein 4-like: MRKISSYKAPNVKTNSLREDPNINRLQNQVDDVVGIMKDNMGRVIDRGDRLEDLQDKSDSLASNSDLFRSRSRDLRKSMWWKNCKMKIILALVIVVILAVIIIPIIMSHTGNNE; this comes from the exons ATGAGGAAGATTTCTTCTTACA AGGCCCCTAATGTGAAAACCAATTCCCTGAGGGAAGACCCCAATATAAACAG ACTCCAGAATCAAGTTGATGATGTTGTTGGCATTATGAAGGATAATATGGGAAGAGTGATTGACCGTGGCGACCGCCTGGAGGATTTACAGGACAAATCTG ATAGTTTGGCCAGTAACTCTGATCTATTTCGTTCGCGTTCACGTGACCTGAGAAAAAGCATGTGGTGGAAAAACTGTAAG ATGAAGATTATCTTGGCGCTGGTGATTGTAGTTATACTGGCTGTGATAATCA TTCCTATCATCATGAGCCACACGGGAAACAACGAGTAG